The following proteins come from a genomic window of Lycium ferocissimum isolate CSIRO_LF1 chromosome 4, AGI_CSIRO_Lferr_CH_V1, whole genome shotgun sequence:
- the LOC132054451 gene encoding non-specific lipid transfer protein GPI-anchored 5-like: MASRKNKICMALIALIVVGMISRGAMAQSNCMNALLSMYSCLSYVTGSTSKTPSSSCCSALSGVLQSQPRCLCTIANGGGSSLGVQINQTLALALPAACNLQTPPVSRCYAGNGPAMPPMPTGSPVGSPERSPEDETVDPPMPGLEDNWEN, from the exons ATGGCATCAAGAAAGAACAAAATTTGCATGGCTTTAATTGCATTAATAGTAGTGGGCATGATTTCAAGAGGAGCGATGGCTCAATCCAACTGCATGAATGCGTTACTTAGTATGTATTCATGCCTTAGCTATGTCACCGGATCAACTTCAAAAACGCCGTCGAGTTCTTGCTGCTCAGCCCTCTCTGGGGTGCTGCAATCACAGCCTAGGTGCCTTTGCACCATTGCTAATGGTGGTGGTTCGTCGTTAGGTGTCCAAATTAATCAAACTCTTGCACTTGCTTTGCCTGCTGCATGTAACCTGCAAACTCCTCCTGTCAGTAGATGTTATG CTGGTAATGGACCGGCTATGCCTCCAATGCCAACGGGTTCTCCAGTGGGCTCACCAGAGCGTTCACCAGAGGACGAGACTGTGGATCCTCCAATGCCAG GGCTTGAAGACAATTGGGAGAACTAG